A single window of Dermacentor albipictus isolate Rhodes 1998 colony chromosome 1, USDA_Dalb.pri_finalv2, whole genome shotgun sequence DNA harbors:
- the MED4 gene encoding mediator of RNA polymerase II transcription subunit 4 → MAAPQSTREQLLLLVDDIEIIAKELFENIIAPKNQRLSAAEHSQLAELLVSKDEELKRTLVIAAGQAEVQKTINSLQEEVEKQDHDIQMLQWQLRDAESLMSTAIYQAKQKLQSIEKANARAVSSEELIKYAHRISASNAVAAPHNWQQGDPRRPYPTDIEMRQGYLGRLSDLPLTGPPLQPQGSLGDLNAARHLDQNPLGQSFSWQIGGDIKPPISSNHNSVGMDAKSKENEDVEVMSTDSSSSSSSDSQ, encoded by the exons ATGGCAGCTCCCCAGAGCACGCGAGAGCAGTTGCTTCTACTGGTCGATGACATCGAAATAATTGCTAA AGAGCTGTTTGAAAACATCATTGCTCCGAAGAATCAACGACTGTCAGCGGCGGAACATAGCCAGCTTGCCGAATTGCTAGTTTCAAAGGACGAAGAGCTGAAACGTACACTGGTGATCG CTGCAGGACAGGCAGAAGTCCAGAAAACGATAAACAGTCTCCAAGAAGAAGTAGAAAAGCAAGATCATGACATACAGATGCTTCAATGGCAGCTGAGAGACGCGGAAAGTTTGATG TCTACAGCTATATATCAGGCGAAGCAGAAGCTGCAGAGCATTGAGAAGGCAAATGCGAGGGCAGTCTCATCAGAAGAGCTTATCAAATACGCTCATCGAATCAGTGCGAGCAATGCCGTGGCAGCGCCGCACAATTGGCAGCAAG GTGACCCACGAAGGCCATACCCGACGGATATAGAGATGCGGCAGGGCTACCTCGGCCGACTGAGCGATCTTCCTCTCACGGGGCCACCCCTTCAGCCACAGGGGAGCTTGGGAGACCTGAATGCTGCTCGTCACCTTG ACCAGAATCCACTTGGGCAGTCATTTTCATGGCAGATTGGAGGAGACATCAAGCCACCCATCTCTAGCAATCACAACTCTGTTGGCATGGATGCCAAAAGCAAAGAGAATGAAGACGTTGAGGTCATGTCAACGGACTCATCTAGCAGCTCTTCCAGTGATAGCCAGTGA
- the LOC135901756 gene encoding NKAP family protein CG6066-like, which produces MSSGLRYQVPAAAPSFDSFRKKDYRPSDSDAAKHRNDREDGPSQSNFRRPLPDMTDSFMARRRQEREKIGIQGVRSLWGESPERPLNSDEEQSSKKKPSTESPDAQKKSKSKKRKHKHSREPSTHKSKKRKKEKKKHKKKESKKKAKKHHHRRKSSSSSSSSSSDSERSDSGKRNAGDSDFEMWVDRRRENDSDDDDEVIGPLPKQHVQLSAKDYGKALLPGEGAAMAAYVAEGKRIPRRGEIGLTSNEIESFESVGYVMSGSRHRRMEAVRLRKENQIYSADEKRALAMFNREERQKRETKILSQFKEVIKAKLHSDR; this is translated from the exons ATGAGTAGTGGCCTTCGCTACCAGGTTCCCGCCGCGGCGCCTAGCTTTGACAGCTTCAGGAAGAAGGATTACAG GCCATCGGATTCGGATGCCGCTAAGCACCGGAACGATCGGGAGGATGGTCCCTCTCAAAGCAACTTCAGACGACCGTTGCCTGACATGACAGACAGTTTCATGGCTAG GAGGAGACAAGAACGAGAAAAAATAGGCATCCAGGGTGTGCGCAGTTTGTGGGGTGAATCACCAGAGAGACCACTTAA TTCTGACGAAGAACAAAGCAGCAAGAAGAAGCCCAGCACTGAATCGCCTGATGCCCAGAAAA AAAGCAAATCAAAGAAGCGTAAGCACAAGCACAGCAGGGAGCCCTCCACACACAAGAGCAAAAAGcgcaagaaggaaaagaaaaagcacaaaaagaaagagtCAAAAAAGAAGGCAAAGAAACACCACCATCGACGCAAGAGTAGCTCCTCCAGTTCATCCAGTTCTTCAGACTCTGAACGCTCAGATTCTGGGAAGCGCAATGCTGGGGACAGCGACTTTGAGATGTGGGTTGACAGACGAC GAGAAAAtgattctgatgatgatgatgaagtaatCGGCCCCCTTCCGAAACAACATGTTCAACTGTCTGCTAAAGA TTATGGCAAGGCCTTGCTGCCAGGAGAAGGTGCAGCAATGGCTGCATACGTGGCAGAGGGAAAGCGAATTCCAAGAAGAGGCGAAATTGGCCTAACCAGCAATGAGATTGAGTCATTTGAGTCCGTTGGATACGTCATGTCTGGCAGTAG GCACCGTCGCATGGAGGCTGTGCGTCTACGTAAGGAAAACCAGATCTACagtgcagatgagaagagagCTTTGGCTATGTTCAACAGGGAGGAGCGTCAAAAGAGGGAGACTAAAATTCTGTCCCAATTCAAGGAGGTCATTAAGGCCAAATTGCACAGTGACAGATGA